AATATTTTAGACATTGTTAATAATTCTGTTGGTACTAATTTAAATCTTCCCGATTTAGCCTTAGATTTTACGAATAATAGCGGAGAAGAAATTTTAAATATTGCGTACGAAAACAAGTGGATAACTCAAAAAGATGTTATATTGATTAAATCACTTATGAATGATTATAAATTCGGAGGTTTTGATTATGCAATCAAAAATTATGAAAAATCTGTTTTGGAAATGAATTTATCCGCAGAGGGGTTTGCTAAAAAAAATTACTTTTTAAATGTAATACAACTTGTTAAATACCAAAACGTATTTAATAATAATTTACACTCTAAATCCGAAAACTTTCCTTGGGATTGTGTATTTGCTGTTGTTGGAGTTGCGGCCGGTATTGCAGGATTAATTGCTTGTGCGACAGTCGTTTTTTGTGCCATAGCTTTAGCAGGGTATCTGGCTGCTATACGTAATTTCATTAAACATTGCATAACACCCTATATGTAATAAATACAACATAGATATGGTAAAATTTTCTAAAAAAACAGCTTTTATTTTTTTCTTCGTATGTGCTACGTTTTCCGGCATAAGTTTATATAAAATTGATTGGGAAACCATAGGGGTAGGAACTTGGATAGATACTTTTAATAAAATAGACGGATTTATTGTTTTTATGATACTAACTATCTTTTTTATGCTTTACTATGTAAAAAAGATAAAAGAAGAGAATAAGTAATGGTTGAACTAAAATTACTTTATGAACTCATCTTGACTTTTTGTTTTTAACCGAAAATGAACTGAAATTTAACTGGATGAGGCACTTTTTAAAAGCTATATCGCTACAGGTAAGAAAAGCAACGAAATATAGGTGAATTTCAGTCATTTTTTAGGAAATGGAAAAAGTCAAGATGAGTTCTATTAGTAACGAAAAGAAAAAGTAAACAGAGCCCACTAAAAACCAGAAGTATAAGTTTCCCTTATAATGCAAAAATTGTGTTAATATTTTTACTTAAAAATTTATATGTACTACATTTGAAATCAATCAACTTAGAAAAATCAATGAGGCTATTAGCATTACTATCAGTAATATCAGTATCTTTCACTGCAAATATAGTTGCACAAACGCCAACTGACTACTTATCAAAAGATTTTCACAAGCAGAAAAGAACGGAATTTAGAAATAAGATGGCCGCAAATTCCGTAGCCGTTTTTTTTGCAAATCCGTTTAGAAACAGGGCCAACGATGTAGATTATATATATCATCAAGACCCGAATTTCTATTACCTAACGGGCTATAGGGAACCCAATGCAGTATTGGTTATCTATTCTGAAAATCTACAAAATAAAGAAGGTGCCGGTTTTAATGAAGTCCTATATGTTCAAAAAAAAGATCCCAATGCCGAAATGTGGAACGGAAGAAGGTTGGGGGTGGCAGGAGCAAAAAAAGAACTGGGTTTTGGCCACGTCTATAATGCTATTGAATTTATAAATACAACCATACATTTTAAAAAGTTTGATAAGGTATACATCGAAGCATTTAAAGACGATTATAGAAATACGGGAAACAAAGCTGAAGTGTTTGACCTGGTAAAAAGCTTTAAAACCAAATCCGGTTATGATCCCAATGTATATTTATCACAAGCAAAAAAATATGTATATGAAATGGTCAAAGAAACTCCCGTAGAAAATAGTGTAAGTGTAGCCCGGATTATCGGCAGAATAGAAGCACATTATTCCGAGATAAAAGAAGATCAACTGCTGATGGAATACAAAGCAGCAACAGATGCTAAACTGAAGGGTGAATTGAAGCAAAAAATTGCTCTGAAATTAATTCCGAAAACAAATATTGACATCCGTTTTTTGGAAAACACATTGGCTGAAATGCGTGAAGTTAAGTCTCCGGAAGAGATAAAATTACTCACCAAAGCAATTCGTATTTCCGCCGTAGGACAGATAGAAGTAATGAAAGCTATGAAACCACACATGTCTGAAACCGAATTACAAGGTATCCATGAATTTGTATATAAAAAATACGGAGCCGAATATGAAGGATATCCTTCTATTGTGGGAGCAGGAAACAATGGTTGTATCCTGCATTATATTGAAAATAACAAGACAAAAGTAGGAAACGATTTGGTATTGATGGATTTGGGTGCCGAATACAGAGGATATACGGCAGATGTCACCAGGACAATTCCTGCAAATGGAAAATTTACCCCGGAGCAAAAGGCAATATATGATATTGTTTATGATGCCCAGGAAGCCGGTATCAAAGCAAGTGTTGTCGGAGCCCCCTTTGGAGCATCAAATAATGCAGCGAGAAAAGTAATTAATGAAGGGCTGTTCCATCTGGGTATTATTAAAACAGTGGATGAAAGACATCATTATTTACCTCACGGAACAACACATTATATCGGTTTGGATGTGCATGATCCCGGGACTTACGGGCCGTTTAAAACAAATTCCATAATTACGGTTGAGCCGGGTATTTACATACCGGAAGGAAGTCCTTGTGATAAAAAGTGGTGGGGAATTGCCGTACGAATAGAAGACGATATTTTAATTACCGAAAACGGCCCGGTTAATTTATCTGCGGAAGCCCCCAGAAAATCAAGCGAGATTGAAAAAATGATGGCACAGAAAAGTGTTTTGGATGCATTTGTATTACCGGATTTGGATTAAGATTATTT
This window of the Flavobacteriaceae bacterium genome carries:
- a CDS encoding M24 family metallopeptidase, producing the protein MRLLALLSVISVSFTANIVAQTPTDYLSKDFHKQKRTEFRNKMAANSVAVFFANPFRNRANDVDYIYHQDPNFYYLTGYREPNAVLVIYSENLQNKEGAGFNEVLYVQKKDPNAEMWNGRRLGVAGAKKELGFGHVYNAIEFINTTIHFKKFDKVYIEAFKDDYRNTGNKAEVFDLVKSFKTKSGYDPNVYLSQAKKYVYEMVKETPVENSVSVARIIGRIEAHYSEIKEDQLLMEYKAATDAKLKGELKQKIALKLIPKTNIDIRFLENTLAEMREVKSPEEIKLLTKAIRISAVGQIEVMKAMKPHMSETELQGIHEFVYKKYGAEYEGYPSIVGAGNNGCILHYIENNKTKVGNDLVLMDLGAEYRGYTADVTRTIPANGKFTPEQKAIYDIVYDAQEAGIKASVVGAPFGASNNAARKVINEGLFHLGIIKTVDERHHYLPHGTTHYIGLDVHDPGTYGPFKTNSIITVEPGIYIPEGSPCDKKWWGIAVRIEDDILITENGPVNLSAEAPRKSSEIEKMMAQKSVLDAFVLPDLD